The following proteins are co-located in the Vicugna pacos unplaced genomic scaffold, VicPac4 scaffold_184, whole genome shotgun sequence genome:
- the LOC102526540 gene encoding polyadenylate-binding protein 1-like 2: protein MASLYVGDLHPEVTEAMLYEKFSPAGPILSIRICRDKITRRSLGYAYVNYQQPVDAKRALETLNFDVIKGRPVRIMWSQRDPSLRKSGVGNVFIKNLGKTIDNKALYNIFSAFGNILSCKVACDEKGPKGYGFVHFQKQESAERAIDAMNGMFLNYRKIFVGRFKSHKEREAERGAWARQSTSADVKDFEEDTDEEATLR from the coding sequence ATGGCCTCGCTGTACGTGGGCGACCTGCACCCTGAGGTGACAGAGGCAATGCTGTACGAGAAGTTCAGCCCGGCGGGGCCGATCCTCTCTATCCGCATTTGCAGGGACAAGATCACCCGCCGCTCGTTGGGCTACGCGTATGTCAACTACCAGCAACCAGTGGACGCCAAGCGGGCCCTGGAGACCCTGAACTTTGATGTCATCAAGGGCAGGCCAGTGCGCATCATGTGGTCCCAGCGGGACCCCTCGCTCCGCAAGAGCGGGGTGGGCAACGTCTTCATCAAGAACCTGGGCAAGACCATTGACAACAAGGCGCTGTACAACATCTTCTCGGCGTTCGGCAACATCCTCTCCTGCAAAGTGGCCTGCGACGAAAAGGGGCCCAAGGGCTACGGGTTTGTGCACTTCCAGAAGCAGGAGTCCGCCGAGCGGGCCATCGATGCGATGAATGGCATGTTCCTGAACTACCGCAAAATTTTCGTTGGGAGATTCAAGTCGCATAAAGAACGAGAGGCCGAAAGGGGAGCCTGGGCCAGGCAGTCCACCAGTGCTGACGTCAAGGATTTCGAGGAAGACACCGACGAAGAGGCCACCTTGCGATGA